One genomic window of Hymenobacter sp. J193 includes the following:
- a CDS encoding helix-turn-helix domain-containing protein: MLAYPRFGFFLALLLLTWWPIVAAPPGPAALTAPDSARLPIAHHFVLTSLPANTPTDAALYLVGSFNNWQPADARYRFSRQANGLFALTLHTRLPRLEYKVSRGSWASIEGSGHGQVRANRVVTRRQAQAGDVEVRVQSWEDLTATFQFYSLYDLLLLFSCFQGGLLLVAIPSIQQANRAANRWLLWLLGLGAGATLLTVVSSDRAVANTYPQLTLVPDFIWFLYGPLFYCYIRRLLFNEAQSQRKWLYFVPSGLQLLVYLPYFLLDSYEFQLRLVSHEPMLRSVLLTTGLAALLTNGAYWLACRRAIRAYTRQYEASVSYAQNLRYLSTVLGIQAVCLVLWGFLFGVVLASRWVAFDVYTLAARNLELIWLVFSTLPYFLGYVVLHQPQIFRLVPAPAEPKLEPEAALIPSPTPAVQLAEVSAAKAPAAELPAAPRPPRPAGATLDLAAAQAAVTSYMRQHKPYLSPSLTIHELAGGLQLPPHVLSKVINEGFGQNFFDFVNAYRVEEFKQLMATPRAQQYTLLALALEVGFNSKSAFNRAFKKQTDQTPREYFSGVREE, encoded by the coding sequence GTGCTTGCTTACCCCCGGTTTGGTTTTTTCCTGGCCTTGCTCCTGCTCACCTGGTGGCCCATAGTTGCGGCACCACCCGGCCCGGCCGCGCTGACTGCCCCAGACAGCGCCCGGCTGCCGATTGCCCACCATTTCGTGCTGACCAGCCTGCCGGCCAATACCCCCACCGATGCGGCCCTGTACCTGGTGGGCTCGTTCAACAACTGGCAGCCGGCCGATGCCCGCTACCGGTTTAGCCGGCAGGCCAACGGCCTGTTTGCCCTCACCCTGCACACCCGGCTGCCCCGGCTCGAATACAAAGTTTCGCGGGGAAGCTGGGCATCCATTGAGGGCAGCGGGCACGGGCAGGTGCGCGCCAACCGCGTGGTGACCCGCCGGCAAGCCCAGGCTGGCGACGTAGAAGTGCGCGTGCAAAGCTGGGAAGACCTCACGGCCACCTTTCAGTTCTACTCGCTCTACGACCTGCTCCTGCTGTTTTCGTGCTTTCAGGGCGGGCTGCTGCTGGTGGCCATTCCCAGCATTCAGCAAGCCAACCGGGCGGCCAACCGCTGGCTGTTGTGGCTGCTGGGGCTAGGCGCCGGCGCTACCCTGCTCACGGTGGTGAGCAGCGACCGGGCCGTAGCCAATACCTACCCGCAGCTTACGTTGGTACCGGACTTCATCTGGTTTCTCTACGGGCCCCTGTTCTACTGCTATATCCGGCGGCTCCTGTTCAACGAAGCCCAGTCGCAGCGCAAGTGGCTGTATTTTGTGCCTTCCGGCCTGCAGCTGCTGGTCTACCTGCCCTATTTTCTGCTCGACAGCTACGAGTTTCAGCTCCGGCTGGTCAGCCACGAGCCCATGCTGCGCAGCGTTTTGCTGACAACCGGACTGGCGGCGCTGCTTACCAATGGGGCCTACTGGCTGGCCTGCCGCCGCGCTATCCGGGCGTATACCCGGCAGTACGAAGCCAGCGTGTCGTATGCCCAGAACCTGCGCTACCTTTCCACGGTGCTGGGCATCCAAGCGGTTTGTCTGGTGCTGTGGGGCTTTCTGTTTGGGGTGGTGTTGGCCAGCCGCTGGGTGGCTTTCGACGTGTACACCCTGGCGGCCCGCAACCTCGAGTTGATCTGGCTGGTATTTTCCACCCTGCCCTATTTCCTGGGCTATGTGGTTTTGCACCAGCCCCAGATCTTTCGGCTGGTGCCCGCTCCGGCGGAGCCTAAGCTGGAACCGGAAGCGGCTCTTATACCAAGCCCGACTCCGGCGGTACAGCTTGCCGAAGTTTCCGCCGCCAAGGCGCCAGCTGCGGAGCTGCCCGCGGCCCCACGCCCGCCCCGCCCAGCCGGAGCAACGCTGGACCTCGCGGCCGCCCAGGCTGCCGTGACCAGCTACATGCGGCAGCACAAGCCCTACCTCAGCCCCAGCCTCACGATTCATGAGCTGGCTGGGGGCTTGCAGCTGCCGCCACATGTGTTGTCCAAAGTTATCAACGAGGGCTTCGGCCAGAACTTCTTCGACTTTGTGAATGCCTACCGCGTGGAGGAGTTCAAGCAGCTGATGGCCACGCCGCGCGCCCAGCAGTACACCCTCCTGGCTCTGGCCCTGGAAGTGGGCTTCAACTCCAAATCGGCTTTCAACCGCGCCTTTAAAAAGCAAACCGACCAAACCCCGCGAGAGTACTTCAGCGGGGTTCGGGAGGAGTGA
- a CDS encoding DNA/RNA non-specific endonuclease, whose amino-acid sequence MRLFLLPAALLLSAATPACSSQPAETSASSPAAEQPAQAPAGLRETFEQGQKASYAEADEALASGSWHFTDALIGSSEQDHKRGQRAVRLRGQGRLRMNFDAPAGLRQLQVSAAAYGSDAASTWELWGSVDGGRTYRRIGQPVRTQGPRLVVTTFEGSTSTPLRLEIRKTDGGSGRLNIDDIVLSSAAGTASTVAPGTRPAPAASSLPAGATARAEAVVTRRDDNLALGNPSGATASLSTPTNYLLAKPQYTLSYNAQRGTPNWVSWHLNRAWMGSAPRQDDFRPDPALPREFYQVTPRSYSGSGFDRGHNCPSADRTTDLDDNSSTFLMTNMIPQAGANNQRTWSGLEEWTRTQVERGQEVYVVMGCYGKGGTGTAGPRTTLDNGRVMVPARVWKVMVILPEGSNDLQRIAAGQARILAVDTPNDQQVNPDWSRYRVSVDAIEAATGLDLLSALPRPVQEQLESRVDTGAIR is encoded by the coding sequence ATGCGCCTTTTCCTGCTGCCCGCCGCCCTGCTGCTGAGCGCCGCCACGCCTGCCTGTTCTTCCCAGCCCGCCGAAACATCTGCCAGCAGCCCTGCGGCCGAACAGCCGGCCCAGGCGCCCGCCGGCCTGCGCGAAACCTTCGAGCAGGGCCAGAAAGCCTCTTACGCCGAGGCCGACGAAGCCCTGGCGTCGGGTTCCTGGCACTTCACCGATGCGCTTATCGGCTCTTCCGAGCAGGACCACAAGCGGGGCCAGCGGGCCGTGCGCCTGCGGGGTCAGGGCCGCCTGCGCATGAACTTTGATGCGCCCGCCGGTTTGCGCCAGCTACAGGTTTCGGCCGCCGCCTACGGCTCCGATGCCGCCAGCACCTGGGAGCTGTGGGGCAGCGTGGATGGGGGCCGCACGTACCGTCGCATCGGCCAGCCGGTGCGCACCCAGGGGCCGCGCCTCGTCGTCACCACTTTCGAAGGCAGCACCTCTACGCCGCTGCGGCTGGAAATTCGCAAAACGGATGGCGGATCTGGCCGCCTGAATATCGACGACATCGTGCTGAGCAGCGCGGCCGGGACAGCCTCAACGGTAGCGCCGGGCACCAGGCCCGCGCCCGCCGCGTCTTCGTTGCCGGCGGGTGCCACGGCCCGCGCCGAGGCGGTAGTTACGCGCCGCGACGACAACCTGGCCCTGGGCAACCCCAGCGGGGCAACGGCCAGCCTCAGTACGCCCACCAACTACCTGCTTGCCAAACCGCAGTACACGCTTAGCTACAACGCCCAGCGCGGCACGCCCAACTGGGTGAGCTGGCACCTGAACCGGGCCTGGATGGGCAGCGCCCCCCGCCAAGACGACTTTCGGCCCGACCCAGCCCTGCCCCGGGAGTTCTACCAGGTGACACCCCGCTCCTACTCCGGCTCGGGCTTCGACCGGGGCCACAACTGCCCTTCGGCCGACCGCACCACCGACCTCGACGACAACTCCAGCACCTTCCTGATGACGAACATGATTCCGCAGGCCGGTGCCAACAACCAGCGCACCTGGAGCGGGCTGGAAGAATGGACGCGCACCCAGGTGGAGCGCGGGCAGGAGGTTTACGTCGTCATGGGCTGCTACGGCAAGGGTGGCACCGGCACGGCCGGCCCGCGCACCACCCTCGACAATGGCCGCGTGATGGTGCCGGCCCGGGTGTGGAAAGTGATGGTGATATTACCCGAAGGCAGCAACGACCTGCAGCGCATTGCCGCCGGCCAGGCCCGCATTCTGGCCGTCGATACACCCAACGACCAGCAGGTAAACCCCGACTGGAGCCGCTACCGCGTAAGCGTGGACGCCATTGAGGCGGCAACCGGCCTCGACCTGCTTTCGGCCCTGCCCCGCCCTGTGCAGGAGCAACTGGAAAGCCGTGTTGATACTGGTGCTATTCGGTAG
- a CDS encoding carbohydrate kinase family protein produces MHTLILGGTTFDHIVTLPKLPAPQPQTIHQAPFHEGTGSTGAGKTLPLTKLGVPNVLYSAVGDDAYGHHIRADLRAQGVVAHYLVDPAGTERHVNLMDAQGQRISMFITQASVTLPFDQAEVTGLIKDSACVVVNIIPYCQPLIPLLQGYPHPIWTDLHDYDGHNPYHQPFIAAAQYIHLSSDNLPDYRPVMEQLRAAGKRLVVCTHGAAGATLLTDEGQWLEQPAVPAAAVVDSNGAGDNFFAGFLYGFLREEPLQKCLQYGALCGSWCVGALGLVDLELSSSRLKKAWHQHFGNA; encoded by the coding sequence ATGCATACCCTCATTCTGGGAGGTACCACCTTCGATCATATCGTAACGCTGCCCAAGCTGCCGGCCCCGCAGCCGCAAACCATTCACCAGGCGCCTTTCCATGAAGGCACGGGCTCCACTGGCGCAGGCAAAACCCTGCCTCTGACCAAGCTGGGGGTACCCAATGTGCTATACTCCGCCGTGGGCGACGATGCCTACGGCCACCACATCCGGGCCGATTTGCGGGCGCAGGGCGTAGTGGCTCACTATCTAGTGGACCCAGCCGGTACGGAGCGCCACGTGAACCTGATGGATGCCCAGGGCCAGCGGATTTCTATGTTCATCACGCAGGCCTCCGTCACGCTGCCTTTCGACCAGGCTGAAGTGACAGGCTTGATCAAGGACAGCGCGTGCGTGGTGGTAAACATCATTCCCTATTGCCAGCCGCTGATTCCGCTGCTGCAAGGCTACCCCCACCCTATCTGGACCGATCTGCACGACTACGACGGCCACAACCCCTATCACCAGCCCTTTATTGCCGCAGCCCAGTACATCCACCTCAGCTCCGATAACCTGCCCGACTACCGGCCGGTGATGGAGCAGTTGCGGGCGGCGGGCAAGCGCCTGGTAGTGTGCACCCACGGCGCGGCGGGGGCTACCCTGCTTACCGATGAAGGCCAGTGGCTGGAACAGCCTGCCGTGCCCGCAGCCGCCGTGGTCGATAGCAACGGGGCCGGCGACAATTTCTTCGCCGGCTTCCTGTATGGCTTTCTACGCGAGGAGCCCTTGCAAAAATGCCTGCAGTACGGCGCTTTGTGCGGGAGCTGGTGCGTGGGTGCCCTGGGCTTAGTGGACCTGGAGTTAAGCAGCTCTCGGCTGAAAAAAGCTTGGCACCAGCACTTTGGCAATGCCTAG
- a CDS encoding glycoside hydrolase family 13 protein: protein MKNPKLQLLVHGPAIAGSQVELANYEGVTLDGFQKLESPNYLLVNLTINPTAKPGKLKLQFKGSKKVAYEYELRQRTTPGDKTKVQGISSADLIYLLMPDRFANGDPTNDVVKGNRAPGVARDSMYARHGGDLKGIEQHFDYLKDLGVTAIWPTPVVDNNMPKAGYHGYALTDYYAVDPHYGTNEDYVRFVQRAHQQGLKVIHDVVLNHIGSYHYLWLDQPAKDWFHQWPTFTRGNYRNGTVNDPHVAAKDRQLFSNTWFDTTMPDPAQENPLVATYLIQNFLWWVEYTGVDGYRVDTYTYSDPKFLMQWGQAILEEYPQLGMFGETWMQEAEGVAQQAFWTSNVFPPVNGFKSNLPGAIDFILRQALLESLNKPSGFAEGTAKLYYAVQGDWMYEDASRNVIFLDNHDVDRVFSVLGEDVRKQKLALAWLLTERGIPQLYYGTEVLMKNFSRPDGLLREDFPGGFPGDPKNAFTTAGRTPAQQDMHAFVRKLANYRKTHPVLQTGQLTHFVPEDGVYTYFRHDAQGHTVLVMLNCNPTAKSVPLQRFAERLQGYTSAQDVLTDGIVTDLQTANVPAYTALVWELR from the coding sequence ATGAAAAACCCGAAGCTCCAGCTGCTGGTGCACGGACCTGCTATTGCGGGCAGTCAGGTAGAGCTGGCCAACTATGAGGGCGTCACGCTCGACGGCTTCCAGAAGCTGGAAAGCCCCAACTACCTGCTCGTCAACCTCACCATCAACCCCACGGCCAAGCCCGGGAAACTCAAGCTGCAGTTTAAGGGCTCCAAGAAAGTAGCCTACGAATACGAGCTGCGCCAGCGCACCACCCCCGGCGACAAAACTAAAGTGCAGGGCATCAGCAGCGCCGACCTGATTTACCTGCTCATGCCCGACCGGTTTGCCAACGGCGACCCTACCAACGACGTGGTGAAAGGCAACCGCGCCCCCGGCGTAGCCCGCGACTCCATGTACGCCCGCCACGGCGGCGACTTGAAGGGCATAGAGCAGCACTTCGACTACCTGAAAGACTTGGGTGTGACGGCCATCTGGCCTACCCCGGTGGTCGACAACAACATGCCCAAAGCCGGCTACCACGGCTACGCCCTTACCGACTACTACGCGGTAGACCCGCACTACGGCACCAACGAGGACTACGTGCGCTTTGTGCAGCGGGCCCACCAGCAGGGCCTTAAGGTGATTCACGACGTGGTGCTCAACCACATCGGCAGCTACCACTACCTCTGGCTCGACCAGCCAGCCAAGGACTGGTTTCACCAGTGGCCCACTTTCACGCGCGGCAACTACCGCAACGGTACCGTAAACGACCCGCACGTGGCCGCTAAGGACCGCCAGCTGTTTAGCAATACCTGGTTTGACACCACCATGCCCGACCCAGCCCAGGAAAACCCGCTGGTGGCTACCTACCTTATCCAGAACTTCCTGTGGTGGGTGGAGTACACCGGCGTCGACGGCTACCGCGTGGACACTTATACGTATTCCGACCCCAAGTTCCTGATGCAGTGGGGACAGGCCATTCTGGAGGAGTACCCGCAGCTGGGCATGTTTGGCGAAACCTGGATGCAGGAGGCCGAGGGCGTGGCCCAGCAAGCTTTCTGGACGAGCAACGTATTTCCGCCCGTTAATGGCTTTAAGAGCAACCTGCCGGGAGCCATCGACTTTATCTTGCGCCAGGCCCTGCTCGAAAGCCTGAATAAGCCCTCCGGGTTTGCGGAGGGCACCGCCAAGCTGTACTACGCCGTGCAGGGCGACTGGATGTACGAGGATGCCTCGCGCAACGTCATTTTTCTGGATAACCACGACGTGGACCGGGTATTCTCGGTGCTGGGTGAGGACGTGCGCAAGCAGAAATTAGCCTTGGCCTGGCTGCTCACCGAGCGCGGCATCCCGCAGCTGTATTACGGCACCGAGGTGCTGATGAAGAACTTCAGCCGCCCCGATGGATTGCTGCGGGAAGACTTCCCCGGCGGCTTCCCCGGCGACCCGAAAAACGCCTTCACGACGGCGGGCCGCACCCCGGCCCAGCAGGACATGCACGCGTTTGTGCGCAAGCTGGCCAACTACCGCAAAACCCACCCCGTGCTGCAAACTGGCCAGCTCACCCACTTCGTGCCGGAAGACGGCGTGTATACCTATTTCCGCCACGATGCCCAGGGCCACACGGTGCTGGTGATGCTGAACTGCAACCCCACTGCGAAATCGGTACCACTGCAGCGCTTTGCCGAACGCCTGCAGGGCTACACCTCGGCCCAGGACGTGCTGACGGACGGCATAGTGACGGACCTGCAAACGGCCAACGTGCCGGCTTATACCGCGCTGGTGTGGGAGCTGCGCTAA